The following nucleotide sequence is from Methylocella sp..
AGCGAGGTCTTGAGCCAAGTCGCGGTTTCTCCGTTTCGGCACCAAATTTCATACGCGAAAGCAATGGATATGCAGAGCCGATTGGCCACTATATCATAGACGGGCGCGGAGCAAGCGTCTGACCTGCGGCGAAGGCGATCGACAAAACGCCGGATCCGGACCCTCGCAGGCCATCCGCGCCGAACCGGGCAAGAACGAGCCGGGAACGTTCAGAATAAGCTGGGGACCGATAATGAGCAACGAGGCCGCAACCTCAAGCCCTCCATGCGCCGCAGACCTGCCCTGGCTTTCCTTCTACCCTCCAGAAACGTCACTGCAGATCGAAGCGCCGCCCTACCGATTGCTCGGCGATATCGCGCCGGATCTCGCCAGCCGTCGCGGCGACGTCAAGGCTTTCACCACCGTCATGCCGAACGGGATGGCGGGGAGCTTAAGTTTCGCCGATGTTGACCGCCTGTCCGATGCCCTCGCCGCCTATCTCCGGGAATGCCTTCGCCTCAAGACCGGCGCTCGCGTGGCGATCCAGATGCCCAACGGCCTAGCCTATCCGGTCGCGGCTTTCGGCGTGTTCAAGGCAGGCTGCGTCCTGGTCAACGTAAATCCCCTCTATACCGCGGCTGAAATGACGCATCTGTTCGAGGACGCGGAGCCGTCTGCGATCATCGCCATCGATATGTTCGCCGAGAAGCTTGGCGCGGCGATGGAAAGAGCGCCGATCCCGCATGTTATTTTGACCCAAGCCGCGAGTCTCTTTCCTCTGCCGCATCGGCGCCTCATAGGCTTTGTGCAAAAACACGTCCGTAAGGAACTCCCACGTCCAACTTTCGCTTCGACATCGCTGGCGCGCGCGCTCGCCCAGGGCGCGGCGAAAATCAAATCGGGCGTCGACATCAAAGCCTACGCTAAGGGTTTAGAGTCTTCCTCGGTCGCCTGCCTGCAATATACCGGCGGCACCACGGGCGTCATCAAGGCGGCGATGCTGACGCATCGCAATTTGATCATGAACGTCGCGCAGTTCTTGCGTTTTACGGGTTCGGAAATAGCGCAGACCGATCATATACTGACCGCGCTGCCGCTCTATCATTGCTTCGCCTTTACAGTGAATTTCCTCGGCTTCTTCTTCCGCGGCGCGCATAATGTTCTCATTCCAAACCCGCGCCCGCTCACCAATATGCGCAAAGCCTTCGCCAAGCAGAGCATCACCTTCATTACGGGCGTCAACACCCTCTTTAATGGCCTGCTGAACGAAGCATGGTTCAGGGAGAATCCCCCGCATCAATTGCGCTTGTCCGTAGCCGGCGGCATGCCACTGCTCGAGACGGTCGCACAGCGATGGGCCGAGGTCACGAAAAGCCCTCTCGTCGAAGGTTATGGCCTCAGCGAGGCCTCGCCGGTGCTGACTTTCAATCCGACGCGCCACGTCAAATCTGGAACGATCGGCGTGCCGCTCCCCTGGACCGAGATAAAATGCGTCGACGACGCGGGTCGCGAAGTTCCGATCGGCGAACCGGG
It contains:
- a CDS encoding AMP-binding protein, which produces MSNEAATSSPPCAADLPWLSFYPPETSLQIEAPPYRLLGDIAPDLASRRGDVKAFTTVMPNGMAGSLSFADVDRLSDALAAYLRECLRLKTGARVAIQMPNGLAYPVAAFGVFKAGCVLVNVNPLYTAAEMTHLFEDAEPSAIIAIDMFAEKLGAAMERAPIPHVILTQAASLFPLPHRRLIGFVQKHVRKELPRPTFASTSLARALAQGAAKIKSGVDIKAYAKGLESSSVACLQYTGGTTGVIKAAMLTHRNLIMNVAQFLRFTGSEIAQTDHILTALPLYHCFAFTVNFLGFFFRGAHNVLIPNPRPLTNMRKAFAKQSITFITGVNTLFNGLLNEAWFRENPPHQLRLSVAGGMPLLETVAQRWAEVTKSPLVEGYGLSEASPVLTFNPTRHVKSGTIGVPLPWTEIKCVDDAGREVPIGEPGELIARGPQVMAGYWKQAADTEDGLRGGWLYTGDIATMDSDGYFTIVDRRKDMILVSGFNVYPNEVEAALSKLSGVKECAVIGVPDHATGEAVKAYIVCQDKALAVEAVRAFCKTRLAAYKVPKSVVFRDDLPKSNVGKILRKDLRLENRLQQGLRQS